The sequence below is a genomic window from Henriciella marina DSM 19595.
CGAGGTAGAAATAATGGAGCGTAGCGGCGGCCATCAGCGGCGGCAGGGCCAGCCAGACGGTGGGGGCGAGATACCCCATTGCATAGAGCGGAACCGAAAGGCCCATGCCAAGCGCGGGCATCCAGCAGAGCGCGCGGGGATGGCGCACAGCCATCTGGTCAGCGAGATAGCCTGACAGGAAGACGCCGATCGCCGCCATCAGGCCAATGATCACGCCGAATAGAATCGCTGCCGTTTCGAGGCTCAACCCATGGGTCCGCACGAGGAAGGACGTGGTAAACTGAGCCACGCCATAGCCGACGAATGACGCGATCGTTGCCCCGGCGACGATGTGCCAGAAGGTCGGCTTCTCAGACAGGATCTTGAACACATCCTTCATGCTGGCTTTTGCGAGCGTCTGCACGCTGGCCGGATCCGTATAGCCGCGCGGTGGCTCCTTGATTGCCAGTTTCACGACAAAGGCGAGCAGGATGCCTGGAATGCCAACAAGGATGAACGCAACGCGCCAGCCCTCGACCGCTTCCCAGTTCGCTAGTCCAAGTGCCCAGTCCCAGCCCCAGTTTGTGAACAGGGCCGCCAGCGATGGACCGTCGAGATTACCAACAATGAAGCCGGCGAAAATAGCCGCAAACATGCCGCCCAATGGCACACCGAGCGCGTAGATAGAGACCGCAGTCGCCCGGCTCTTCGGCACGAAATAGTCAGCGATGAGAGACTGCGCCGGCGGCGTACAACCCGCTTCGCCAACACTGACGCCAACCCGGAAGAGAAAGAGCACAACAAAAGATGTCGCAACGCCGCAAAGGGCGGTCATCAGGCTCCAGATGAATACTGCGATCGCAATAATCCAGACCCGGTGAAACCGTTCGGCAAAACGCGCAATCGGAATACCAAGCATGGTGTAGAGGATGGCGAAAGCCGGTCCGCCGAGGAGGCCCATCTGCCAGTCTTCAACGCCGAAGGACGCCTTGATCGGCTCGGTCAGGATGTTGATGATCGACCGATCGATAAAGTTGAAAATATAGACGAGGAGAAGCGCGCTCAGGACGAACGATCGATACCCCTTCGTACCGAAGCCCGAGTTGGG
It includes:
- a CDS encoding spinster family MFS transporter, with the translated sequence MSTVGQTADGVIAPNSGFGTKGYRSFVLSALLLVYIFNFIDRSIINILTEPIKASFGVEDWQMGLLGGPAFAILYTMLGIPIARFAERFHRVWIIAIAVFIWSLMTALCGVATSFVVLFLFRVGVSVGEAGCTPPAQSLIADYFVPKSRATAVSIYALGVPLGGMFAAIFAGFIVGNLDGPSLAALFTNWGWDWALGLANWEAVEGWRVAFILVGIPGILLAFVVKLAIKEPPRGYTDPASVQTLAKASMKDVFKILSEKPTFWHIVAGATIASFVGYGVAQFTTSFLVRTHGLSLETAAILFGVIIGLMAAIGVFLSGYLADQMAVRHPRALCWMPALGMGLSVPLYAMGYLAPTVWLALPPLMAAATLHYFYLGPMYAIVGGVVDSRMRATSVAVTLFIVNLLGYGLGPPLIGILSTFLKSVFLAGNDVGMTLETCKVVTELSADAVATCARANSEGLRWSIIAFCSLYGWAAIHYLLAGKTLVRDMMAKEI